In Desulfoplanes formicivorans, a single genomic region encodes these proteins:
- the thiL gene encoding thiamine-phosphate kinase, whose translation MNDAFIHSEDDFLALINRYFPNEHKELSIARGDDCAVFACPPSLCVTTDLFVEDVHFRTSYFAPADIGHKALAVNVSDLAAMGAVPLGFSLALVAPRGVPVSFWEPFLQGMAHLAATHDLVLTGGDLSDGDKITVGITVWGAPGQRVLARGRTRIGDVLFVIGRVGMARVGLGVLEAGQDLDAFPACIRQHVHPEPLVEQGRLLAALPGVRGAMDISDGLEQDVPRLLAPGQGATMFMDPSVIHPEVTMYCARHHLNQARFCLRGGEDYALLGAVEPEYFEIVRERIPEAWKLGIVTANGFSLDGTGIRLQGFDHFSHEQP comes from the coding sequence ATGAACGATGCTTTCATTCACAGCGAAGATGATTTTCTTGCCCTGATAAACAGGTATTTTCCCAACGAGCATAAAGAGTTGTCCATTGCCAGAGGGGATGACTGCGCGGTTTTTGCCTGCCCGCCATCCTTGTGCGTGACCACGGATCTTTTTGTGGAAGATGTGCATTTCAGGACGTCCTATTTTGCTCCGGCGGATATCGGGCACAAGGCCCTGGCCGTGAATGTGAGCGATCTGGCCGCTATGGGAGCGGTCCCTCTGGGGTTCAGTCTTGCGTTGGTGGCGCCGCGAGGGGTTCCTGTCTCGTTTTGGGAGCCTTTTTTGCAAGGAATGGCCCATCTGGCCGCAACCCATGATCTTGTCCTGACGGGCGGGGATCTCAGTGATGGAGACAAGATTACCGTGGGTATCACGGTCTGGGGAGCTCCGGGGCAAAGGGTGCTTGCCCGGGGCCGGACGCGTATCGGGGATGTCCTTTTTGTCATTGGCAGGGTCGGTATGGCCCGGGTTGGCCTTGGTGTTCTGGAGGCCGGGCAGGACCTGGATGCGTTTCCCGCGTGTATCCGTCAGCATGTGCATCCTGAACCCCTGGTGGAGCAGGGACGACTCCTGGCAGCATTGCCGGGGGTACGCGGAGCCATGGACATCTCCGACGGTCTGGAGCAGGATGTTCCCAGATTGTTGGCCCCGGGACAGGGGGCAACAATGTTCATGGACCCTTCGGTGATCCATCCGGAGGTTACAATGTATTGTGCCAGACACCACTTGAACCAGGCACGGTTTTGTCTTAGGGGTGGTGAGGACTACGCTTTGCTTGGGGCGGTCGAACCGGAATATTTCGAGATTGTTCGAGAACGGATTCCTGAGGCTTGGAAGCTCGGGATTGTCACTGCAAACGGATTTTCTCTTGATGGGACGGGGATTCGGTTGCAGGGATTCGATCATTTCTCCCATGAGCAACCATAG
- a CDS encoding ATP-dependent helicase: protein MLIDYEKELNPAQYEAVLTTEGPLLVIAGAGSGKTRTIVYRLAYLVEQGIPPASILLLTFTRKASQEMLGRAGELLGMGMNAVRGGTFHSFAFFLLRKYAHLLGYENGFTVLDRSDAEGLIKQAKEELDIAKGDRSFPKKSTVISLLSQARNKEMDLGDILRQDAGHLDGYREDILRLEKRYKELKTQYQVVDYDDLLFVLEKLLISHPEVLEQERAAYQYIMVDEYQDTNRVQARLVKLFAGNTGNVMAVGDDAQSIYAFRGANIQNILDFPDVFPGTRVIKLEQNYRSVQPILSLTNAILAGSQQKYTKKLFSQKESTRLPEVVKPLSDSTEARLVVAKILELEKEFPLHEIAVLFRAGYHSYALEVELNKMGIKFQKYGGIKFSDAAHIKDALAFIKLVANPLDLPAFRRAFSGIKGVGPKTCERLFHALGAGDRDTIDKACRKNAAIRTVMDLLDSLRESSPTPLSALEAVYEYYKPLVEHRFPDDYPRRISGLDELAQIASPYKDIETFLADLTLENPDQLGSSNMSQDQLILSTVHSAKGLEWSAVILINLVEERFPSRHAMNSAEEFEEERRLLYVACTRAREYLGLFVPSALYNRYYQSNDPAMPCPFLQDIPSHLFTEFKETYGGRTVGVGAGQKTSAPAFSGTSPLSSSPSVSSATTPTTCRHKIFGQGKIVERIDPDKYKINFPGFGLKVIVRDYVELLDE from the coding sequence ATGCTTATTGATTACGAAAAAGAACTCAATCCAGCCCAATATGAGGCTGTTCTCACAACCGAAGGTCCTTTGCTGGTCATTGCCGGGGCCGGAAGCGGCAAGACCCGGACCATTGTCTACCGTCTGGCCTATCTTGTGGAACAGGGCATTCCGCCCGCTTCCATCTTGCTTTTGACCTTTACGCGCAAGGCCTCCCAGGAAATGCTCGGCCGGGCCGGCGAACTGCTGGGCATGGGCATGAACGCGGTACGCGGTGGGACTTTTCACAGCTTTGCCTTTTTCCTGCTTCGCAAATACGCCCACCTGCTGGGCTATGAAAACGGGTTTACCGTACTTGATCGCAGCGATGCTGAAGGGCTTATCAAGCAGGCCAAGGAGGAACTGGACATTGCCAAGGGAGATCGGAGCTTTCCCAAAAAATCCACCGTGATCAGCCTGTTGAGTCAGGCGCGCAACAAGGAAATGGATTTGGGGGACATCCTGCGCCAGGATGCCGGTCACCTGGATGGGTATCGGGAAGACATCCTCCGTCTGGAAAAACGGTATAAGGAACTCAAGACGCAATATCAGGTTGTTGACTATGATGACCTGCTCTTTGTGCTGGAAAAACTGCTGATCTCCCATCCCGAGGTCCTGGAGCAGGAGCGCGCGGCCTATCAGTATATCATGGTGGACGAGTATCAGGATACCAACCGGGTCCAGGCCCGGCTGGTCAAGCTCTTTGCAGGCAATACGGGCAATGTCATGGCCGTGGGCGACGACGCTCAGTCGATTTATGCTTTCAGGGGGGCCAACATCCAGAACATTCTTGATTTTCCGGATGTTTTCCCTGGCACCCGGGTGATCAAGCTGGAACAGAATTACCGATCGGTCCAGCCCATTCTCTCCCTGACCAACGCCATTCTGGCCGGTTCCCAGCAAAAGTATACCAAAAAGCTTTTTTCCCAAAAGGAGTCCACGCGCCTTCCTGAAGTGGTCAAGCCCTTGAGTGATTCCACCGAGGCCAGGCTGGTTGTGGCCAAGATTCTGGAGCTGGAAAAAGAGTTTCCCCTGCACGAAATAGCGGTGCTGTTCAGGGCGGGCTATCATTCCTATGCCCTGGAAGTGGAATTGAACAAGATGGGCATCAAGTTCCAGAAATACGGAGGCATCAAGTTTTCGGATGCCGCGCATATCAAGGATGCTCTGGCCTTTATCAAGCTGGTTGCCAATCCCCTTGACCTGCCTGCGTTTCGGCGGGCCTTTTCCGGGATCAAGGGGGTGGGACCCAAGACCTGTGAGCGGCTGTTTCATGCCCTTGGGGCAGGGGATCGGGATACCATTGACAAGGCGTGCAGGAAAAACGCGGCCATACGAACGGTCATGGATCTTCTTGACAGCCTGCGTGAGTCATCGCCAACGCCCCTGTCGGCTTTGGAAGCCGTGTATGAATATTACAAGCCCCTGGTGGAGCATCGGTTTCCCGATGACTATCCCCGCAGAATCTCCGGCCTTGACGAGCTGGCCCAGATCGCTTCGCCATACAAGGATATCGAGACCTTTCTGGCGGATCTGACCCTGGAGAATCCTGATCAGCTTGGAAGCAGCAACATGAGCCAGGATCAGCTCATCCTTTCTACGGTCCATTCGGCCAAGGGGTTGGAATGGTCGGCCGTTATCCTCATCAATCTGGTGGAGGAGCGCTTTCCGTCCAGGCATGCCATGAACTCGGCCGAGGAATTCGAGGAAGAACGCCGGTTGCTGTATGTGGCCTGTACACGGGCCAGGGAGTATCTGGGACTGTTTGTTCCAAGCGCCCTGTACAACCGGTATTATCAAAGCAACGATCCGGCCATGCCCTGTCCCTTTTTGCAGGATATTCCGTCCCATCTGTTTACCGAATTCAAGGAGACCTATGGCGGCAGGACCGTCGGGGTTGGCGCAGGCCAGAAGACATCTGCTCCTGCGTTTTCCGGTACCTCTCCCTTATCATCGTCCCCTTCTGTCTCGTCGGCCACAACGCCCACAACCTGTCGGCACAAAATTTTTGGCCAGGGCAAGATTGTGGAACGGATCGATCCTGACAAGTACAAGATTAATTTTCCGGGATTTGGTCTCAAGGTGATTGTTCGGGATTATGTGGAACTGCTGGATGAATGA